A stretch of DNA from Streptomyces sp. NBC_01197:
GGAATGATCCATGAACGCACCGCTTAGGGAACTGGTCGACTTGTACGCTCCCTCCCGGGAGGCAACCGGGAAGGACTGGGACAGCGTCGAGCATCGGCTCGGCACCGAGTTGCCCCGCGACTACAAGGACTTGATCGAAGCCTTCGGCGCCGGCCTCTTCGACTCGCACATCTGGCTCCTGGAACCTCAATGCGAGAATCAGTCGCATGACCTCGAATTCGACAATGACGGTAGCATGGATGACCTCGAAGACTTCTGGGAGATGGGTGAAGAGAAGCCAGCCGAGTTGGATGAGTTCGGGAGCAAACTGATCTCCTGGGGTGGTACGCCCAGCGGCGAGGTTCTATTCTGGCTCGTGCGCCCGCATCAGGATCCCGAGACTTGGACGGTCATGATCAACGAGTCCCGTGGACCGCGCTGGGAACACCTCGAATTGAACTGCACGGAGTTTCTCTCCTCCGTCCTTTCGGGCCGTGTGCGTTCCAAAATCCTGTCATCTCGGCTCCCTACACCGGAACATGAGTTTCGCCCCTTCGGAACCAGTTGAACGTCATGGCATCCGTACGGTCAGGCTGATAAGGTCAGCCCGCCCGGAGTACCGCCAGTGCAAACACCAACCTCAGGTCGAGCCAATCCGCTTTCGGCATATAGGTTTTTACGCCTTGATCCGTGTGGCCCGACTCCAGTGCCACTTCTTCCTCGCCCGCCCGCCACGTCACCGGCTTGTGGACATAGTTCCCGCCGCCCCCGCTGTCGTCGCCGCCGAGGAGCAGGGAGTCCACGACGCTGTCGACGAGGCTCTCCGCCTGACGCGCTGCGGCCGCCTTGCCACGGGTCGCGACATCCTTGGCGCTGCCCTTCGCCCAGTGGTAGCGGGCGACGATATCCGGGTAGTCCGGTTGCCGGAACCACCAGGTGTGCTGGATGGTGCGCTTCGTGGCACCGGTCCTGTGGACTGTGCCGATCTCCTGGCCCTGCGCGTCCGTCACCCGGTACCGCTCACCGCCCCGCCCGCCGACGATCAAGGGCGCCAGTGCGCAGATCGGGGCTCCTGGAGACCGGGCATCGCGGATCTCGTACGCCTTGACTTCCACGTCGGCCTGGACGACCAGAGCGGCGGGGATGAATCGCTGCCCCTTTGGACCGGGCAACGGCACACGGATCGCCCGCGGTCCGGTCACCGCTTTACGGCGGAACGTGGCCGGCTGCTCCACATCACTGACCACGAACTTTTCGATGCCCTGCCAGGGCACCGGCTCGACCGGCGGCTCCGGGGCACGCCGCTGTCTTCCGAATGCCATCGTTCGTTTCCCTCCTCAGGTGGCGCGGGTGTTCAGCGGTTGACCGACTGGATCTCCTGAACGGCGACGTCCTTCGTGTCCCCGTAGGTTCCGTTGGGCAGGCTGTCGCCCTCGCCCGTGGTGCTGGTCCAGTTGATCTCCCAGGTGAGCGTCGCCCGCAGCGGATACGTGCCTCCGCCGGACGAGCGCTCGTACGTCACTCCGCAGGACGGGGTCCGGTCGGCGGAGCCCTTGGTGTACGGGGTGCCGATCGACTTGTCCGCGTTGAGCGGGCAGTCGCCGCTCGCCGGATAGACCTCCGCGTCGTCCGTGCCGGGGTCCAGGTGGAGGGCGACAGGGGTGGCGGTCGTGGTCGCGGAGAGCCCGGTTCCGGGCAGCGAGGCGGTCACCGAGACCGGCTTGAAGCGGGCCTTGTCCAGCCAGACCCAGGTGGGCAGGTTGACCGTGGATTTACCGGCCGGGGCTGCCTCGATCTGCGTTTCGGGGACGGGGAGTTCGTCGTAGGCGTACTCGGCGAGGATCTTCGGGCTCACTGCGAGTGGCTCGTGCGGGGTGGTGTTGTTCGGCACCCAGAACGGCGGCTTGTCGCAGGAGTTCGCTTCGGGGTCATCCTTGCGCTTCGGGTTGATGGCAGCTGCCCAGAACATTCCCTTGCCCTGCTGGTCAAGGTTGTAGTTCTTGTACTTGCCGTCCTTGTAGTAACTGTCGAGGAGGCCGCCCACGATGTCGCCGATACCGAAGATGCCCACCCTCCGCCAGGACTTGACCGTGGCCTGGATCTCCTTCGGCGAGAAGGCCGGCTCGTACCAGCAGGCCGGCGGAGTCCAGTTGCTGTCCGTGGAGGAGAGCGAGCCGGTCTTCGCGGTGCTGGGGTTGCCGTTGGTGGTGGTCCGGATGCGGGTCTGGACGGTGATCTTGCCATTGCCCGAGCCACCCTTGGAGCTGCCTCGCAGATGGCCGTCGTGTTCATACCCGCCGCCGGCAAACGCGGAGGTCGGTACGGCCAGGATGGTCAGCGTCAGCCCCGAGACCATGAGGAATTTCGACGCTGCCGGGCTCAACCTGCGCACTTGTCGGCCCCCGCACCCGAAATGACGCTGGTCGACTGCCAGACGCCCTTGTCGTTCTTCTCCAGGCGCTCGTTGAAGAATGCGTAGTCGTCCGCCGAGCCAGGAGAGTGCGTCACCTTGCCGGTCTTGCGGTCCTTGGGGTACGTCTTCGTCGCGTCCTGGCAGTAGGTCAACGCTACGGCCCCGCCCTTGAGAGGGGTGACCTTACGGTTGTAATAACGAGTGGTTCCCACGTACGACCTGCCGTCGTCATAGAACCCCTGGATAAACGCCAATGCTGCGGTGAGCGCATCGCCCTTGTTGTAGAACTGCAGCGCAGGTGTCAACTTCTTGGCATCCGTGGTGATCGCCGCATTGATGGCGTCGAGGTTCCGGGCGTTATCCGCAAGGACCGCGTCCTGCTTCGGGTCCCCCGTCTTCCCGCCCTCGAAGACGTTGCTCACGCCCTTCGGCAGCACGACCTTCGGCCGCTTGATCCCGTCCCCGGAAGCCGAGGCGGAAGGGGCCGCCGCCTTCGTACCGGTGTCCGCTCCCGGCACCTTGTCCGCCTTGTCGGAGGACGACGAGTCACCGCCGCCGCACGCCGACAGCAGCAGCGCGGCGGCGACCGCCAGCGACGCCGCGCCGGCCCCGCGGCGCACGGAACGTGAGTGGGATGTGTGCTGCATGAGGGTGTGTGCCTTTCCATCTGAACCGGGGATACCCAGCGAACGGGTCACCATCAGCCCGTGACGGACTCGGCGACCGAAGAACCGTGGACGGTTATCGAGTGGCTGTAGAACAGGCCCGTCAGCACCGGCTGGTAGGTCAACTGCACCGTCACCTCCACCCGTTGCGTGTTGGCGGCCGTGCAGTGCGATGCGCCGATGTCCTGGCCGGACATCCCCATCTCGACCGCGAAGGCGTGCACGCGCGCGTTGCAGTTCTGGTAGTTGATCGGCGCGGGCCCGCCCCGGTTGTTGTACAGGGCCTCCCGGTCTATGTCCTGTGCCGCGTACCGCGCGGCCTGTTCCGCGATGTCCGCGGCACGTTCACGCTGCGAGATCGACAGCCCGCCGTCCACCACGAACGCGGCCAGGGCCAGGAACAGGAACGCGAAGATGATGACCGCGGCGGCGCCCGACCCCCGGTCGTCCAGCTGGGCCCGGCGGGACTCGATCCATCCGGTGAGCGCGTTCACTGCGTCCTCCGGTACGGGTCGATCGGCGAGGTCGAGTGCCCGCTCAGGGTGGTGGGGATGTTCAGGCCGAGCATCGCGAGTCCACGGATCTGGCAGCTCACGTCGACGGTGAAGAAGCCGCCCTTGACGAACCCCTTGGCCGTGACGGACACCGGGCCGGAGCAGACGTCGGTCAGATCCGCGTCGGCGGCTCTGCGCGCCTCGGACATCGCGACGCCGCCGTCCTTCTGGATCGAACCCGCACGGGCGGCGTCCCGCGCGGCGCTGTCCACGGCGCCGCGTCCCTCGACCAGCTGCCCGAAGCCCACGAGCACCAGAATAAAGAGGATCATGATGGGGGCGAGGATGACCACTTCGATGGTCGACAGCCCGCGGTCGGCGCCCCCGAGCCTCAGTCGCGTACGCAGGGCGTGACCCCGCGTACGTACGCCGAAAGCCCGCGTACGTATGTCGAAAGCCCGCGTACGTACACCGATAGCCCGAGTACGTACAGCGCTCCGCCGCCCACGCCCCGCAGCCGCGCCCGTATCGAACGCCCTTCGCCCCGCCACCCGTTGGCCTCTCATCAGTCCCGCACGAACCGCTCGACGGGCCCCCGCGACTGCGCGTGCACCGTGAGGCCCAGCCCGGGGAAGACATTCGGGACCTTCGCCGTGATCTCCACACCCACCGTGTCCTTGTCCGGCTGGAGCATCGTCACGTTCGGGCCCAGCACCAGCTTCGAGCCGAGCTGGTGGATGTAGCTCTGCACGACGTCACCCGCGTCCCCGCGCCAGCCCCCGGGGTTCGCGTCGGCCTCGGCCCGCGCCTTGCGCGCGCCGGCCTGCGCGGCCGCCTGGGCCACGTGGTCGGCGAAGAAGTACAGCGCGAACTGCACCGTCGCGAAGATCATGAAGAACAGGACCGGCGTCAGGAAGACGAACTCGATCGCGGTCATGCCGGAGTCACCGCGGGCGGAGGCTGCCTCCACCCTGCGGCGTACGAACGCTCTGATCCTCTGACGCACCAGCACCGACTCAGTGACTCGACTCGATCGATCGGACTCGGAAATGAACAGTCACCCCGGAAGGTTCACGG
This window harbors:
- a CDS encoding SMI1/KNR4 family protein, which codes for MNAPLRELVDLYAPSREATGKDWDSVEHRLGTELPRDYKDLIEAFGAGLFDSHIWLLEPQCENQSHDLEFDNDGSMDDLEDFWEMGEEKPAELDEFGSKLISWGGTPSGEVLFWLVRPHQDPETWTVMINESRGPRWEHLELNCTEFLSSVLSGRVRSKILSSRLPTPEHEFRPFGTS
- a CDS encoding pilus assembly protein TadG-related protein, which codes for MNALTGWIESRRAQLDDRGSGAAAVIIFAFLFLALAAFVVDGGLSISQRERAADIAEQAARYAAQDIDREALYNNRGGPAPINYQNCNARVHAFAVEMGMSGQDIGASHCTAANTQRVEVTVQLTYQPVLTGLFYSHSITVHGSSVAESVTG
- a CDS encoding TadE/TadG family type IV pilus assembly protein; the encoded protein is MRTRLRLGGADRGLSTIEVVILAPIMILFILVLVGFGQLVEGRGAVDSAARDAARAGSIQKDGGVAMSEARRAADADLTDVCSGPVSVTAKGFVKGGFFTVDVSCQIRGLAMLGLNIPTTLSGHSTSPIDPYRRTQ
- a CDS encoding TadE family protein, with the translated sequence MTAIEFVFLTPVLFFMIFATVQFALYFFADHVAQAAAQAGARKARAEADANPGGWRGDAGDVVQSYIHQLGSKLVLGPNVTMLQPDKDTVGVEITAKVPNVFPGLGLTVHAQSRGPVERFVRD